Genomic DNA from Paenibacillus borealis:
GATTCTGCTCTTTAGTGTCCGGCTGGGCTGGTTCCCTGTCGGGGGAGTAGGCGAAGGCTTCACAGGAACGCTGCGAAGCCTGGCGCTGCCGGCGATAACGGTTGCTTTTTCACAGATTCCTACGCTGGTCCGCTCGCTCAGGGCGCAAATGCTGGAGGTACTCGAATCCGATTTTGTCGTCACGCTGAGAGCAGCGGGCATACCTTCCAGAGTCATTCTGTTTAAGCATGTCCTGCGCAATTCAGCGCTGCCGACACTGATGCTGCTGGGAGTCAACATCTCTTATCTCATCGGGGGTACGCTCGTGGTCGAGCAGGTATTTGGCATCAAAGGGATCGGCAGCCTGCTGTTCACTTCAATTTCGAATCGGGATTTCCCTGTTATCCAGGGAATAGCACTTTATTGTGCGCTATCTGTAGTGATCATCAGTCTGCTGATTGAAATCATCTCCTGGTGGCTGGATCCCAGAACGAAGGGGAAACAATGACAACTACAACTCCAGATATACAATTGCCCGCGGGCAAGAAGAAAGTAAACGGGCTGAGACGGATATGGAATACCCCATCCCTGCTCATTGGAATCATTATGTTCGCTGTGCTTATTCTTCTGGCTCTGTTCATCCCTTACTTAAGTCCATATCATCCAACGGAGCAGAATTTGAGCGCCTTCCTGCAGCCGCCGTCATCCACCCACTGGCTGGGAACCGACCAGCTGGGGCGTGATTTGTTTACCAGACTAATCTATGCAGCGCGGACGGATCTGACTATCATGGTTCTGGCCGAGATCATTCCGTTCTGTACCGGTGTCTTACTGGGAATGCTGTCAGGGTATTACGGCAAATGGACCGACAGAATTATTGCACTGATTACAGATACATTTATCGCTTTCCCGTTCTATCTGATCGTAATTATCGTGGCCTTCGCCAGCGGTGCCGGGGAACGGGGGATTTATATCACCTTCATTCTCGTAGGCTGGATTGTATTCGCCCGTGTGGTCAGAGGACTTAGCGCATCCTTCCGGGAACAGGAATGGGTCGCTTCTGCCCAGACCTTAGGACTTCCCGGCATACGAATTATTCTACGCCATCTTCTGCCTAATGTATTGCCGCAAGCCGTTGTCGTGCTGATGACGGATATGGTCGGGCTGCTTGTAGCCATTGTAACACTGGGTTATCTGGGGATCGGCATTGCACCGCCGACACCGGACTGGGGGACAATGATCTCAGATGGACAACCCTTCATTACCACCGCCTGGTGGCTGTCGGCAGTTCCGGGATTCGCCGTGGTGTATACGGGGATTGCATTGTCTCTGTTAGGGGATGGCCTGGCCGATATTTGGAGGAAAAAATAATGTCAATTGAACCTGTGCTCGAAATAGAATCACTGACACTGGCAGCAAAGTCGAAAGATATTCTCGTCAATAATATAAGCTTCTCGCTTGCGCGCGGGGAGAGTCTCGGGCTGGTAGGGGAGTCTGGCTCCGGCAAGTCGCTTACTCTGCGAGCAATCCTTGGTCTCCTTCCTCGTGGTGTGGAGCAGACCGGAGGGACCGTCCGGAGTACGGTAAGCAGTGCGATGGTATTCCAGGACCCGAGAGGCGCGCTGGACCCGCTCTGTCCGGTTGTGAAACAGCTGGCAGAAGTCGTGTATTACAGACAACAAGTCAGCCTTAGAGCATCGCGGACAATTGCCCTGGAGCTGCTTGCAAGATTAGGTCTTCCGGATTCTTTGAGAAAAACAGACCGTTATCCAAGCCAGTTGTCGGGCGGCCAGTGTCAGCGTGTTGTTATCGCATTGGCTCTTGCCTGTAAGCCCGGCATTCTGCTCTGTGATGAGCCGACAACCGCGCTGGATGTCACCGTTCAGCGGCAGATCATCGACACGATTACCAGTCTGCAGCGTGAGCTGGGCTTCGCCATGGTCTTCGTTACACACAATCTGGCAATTGCCGCTAACCTCTGCTCCAGATTATATGTCATGAAGCAGGGGCAGATTGTGGAGCACGGAGAGACGCTTAATCTGCTTCAGCATCCGGCTGATCCCTACACACAGATGCTTATTGATTCAGTGCTTCCTCTGCCGGAGCTTGAAGGGAGCGTACAATAATGGAATTAGCTTTGCAGGTACGTGATCTAACGGTCCGTTACGGCGGATTTACCGCGCTTGACCATATACAGCTGGATTTGGAGCAGCATACCACGCTGGGGCTTGTCGGAGAGTCCGGTTCTGGAAAGTCTACGCTTGCGCGGGTCATTGCCGGGCTGATCGCTCCGGATGAGGGGCAGATTCTGCTGGGTTCACAGGAGTTGCGCAAGAAGAGAAGCAGAGAGCAGCATAAGAAGATCCAGATGATCTTCCAGAATCCGGATGCCTCGCTGAATCCTAAGCATTCTATCCGGCAGATCCTGTCTGAAGCCCTGCTGTTTCACCGGATTGTCGACCGTTCCCAAGTAGAGACAAGAAGCAAGGAGCTGCTTAGCCGGGTTCAGCTGGAAGCCAGGTCCCTGGACAGGTATCCGCATGAATTCTCCGGCGGCCAACGACAGCGGATTGCCATTGCACGCGCTCTAAGTGTGGAGCCGAGCCTGCTGATCGCCGATGAACCGACAAGTGCACTCGATGTATCCGTGCAGCGGAGCGTATTGGAACTGTTCCACACGCTCAAAAACGAGCTTAACCTTACCGTGTTATTCATTTCTCACGATCTTGGGGTTATTCACGCAGTCAGCGACACCGTTGCCGTCATGCGGCAGGGGAAGCTGGTAGAGATCAATACCAAGGATCAGTTCTTCATCCGCCCGGAGCATGAATACAGCCGCGAGCTGTTATCTGCGGTTCCAAAGATGCCACAATGAAATCAATTACATCAGGAGGTCTACATGAACCAAGAACCTAAAGGATTTATCCCGCTGTCCCTTTCTGAGTTCAATACATTAACAACATTGCTCTCTGATCTCTTAGACACCCAGTACCCTCCGGTGATCATCCCGGGGGAAGCCATATTAGGCATTGAAGCGGTAGCCGCAGGAATTGCTGCACCCGGCCGGACCATTCTAAATGTAGTGACTGGCCCTTACGGCAGTTTGTTTGGACAATGGCTGGAGCGCGGCGGAGCGACGGTGATTGAAGTGAAAGTTTCCTTTGATGAAGTCATTACGGTTGAAGAGGTTGCGTCTGCGGTTGAGCGGTATCATCCGGTTGCTGTTTCCTTCGTACAGGCAGAAGTCGTTACAGGCGGCTCCAACCCTGCGAAGGAAATCTTCGGCCTTGCACGCAAACATAATCTCATTACGGTAACGGATTCCGTATCAGCAGTAGGTGGAGAGGCTCTGTCAGTCGATGAGTGGTCCGTGGACTTTGCCGTAATTGGTGCTCAAAAAGCACTCGCCGGACCTAACGGAGTCAGCGCAGTCAGTATATCACCACGCGGCTGGGCATTCCTGGAGTCGAATGAGCAAGCA
This window encodes:
- a CDS encoding ABC transporter permease; protein product: MTTTTPDIQLPAGKKKVNGLRRIWNTPSLLIGIIMFAVLILLALFIPYLSPYHPTEQNLSAFLQPPSSTHWLGTDQLGRDLFTRLIYAARTDLTIMVLAEIIPFCTGVLLGMLSGYYGKWTDRIIALITDTFIAFPFYLIVIIVAFASGAGERGIYITFILVGWIVFARVVRGLSASFREQEWVASAQTLGLPGIRIILRHLLPNVLPQAVVVLMTDMVGLLVAIVTLGYLGIGIAPPTPDWGTMISDGQPFITTAWWLSAVPGFAVVYTGIALSLLGDGLADIWRKK
- a CDS encoding ABC transporter ATP-binding protein → MSIEPVLEIESLTLAAKSKDILVNNISFSLARGESLGLVGESGSGKSLTLRAILGLLPRGVEQTGGTVRSTVSSAMVFQDPRGALDPLCPVVKQLAEVVYYRQQVSLRASRTIALELLARLGLPDSLRKTDRYPSQLSGGQCQRVVIALALACKPGILLCDEPTTALDVTVQRQIIDTITSLQRELGFAMVFVTHNLAIAANLCSRLYVMKQGQIVEHGETLNLLQHPADPYTQMLIDSVLPLPELEGSVQ
- a CDS encoding ABC transporter ATP-binding protein, whose amino-acid sequence is MELALQVRDLTVRYGGFTALDHIQLDLEQHTTLGLVGESGSGKSTLARVIAGLIAPDEGQILLGSQELRKKRSREQHKKIQMIFQNPDASLNPKHSIRQILSEALLFHRIVDRSQVETRSKELLSRVQLEARSLDRYPHEFSGGQRQRIAIARALSVEPSLLIADEPTSALDVSVQRSVLELFHTLKNELNLTVLFISHDLGVIHAVSDTVAVMRQGKLVEINTKDQFFIRPEHEYSRELLSAVPKMPQ
- a CDS encoding aminotransferase class V-fold PLP-dependent enzyme, whose amino-acid sequence is MNQEPKGFIPLSLSEFNTLTTLLSDLLDTQYPPVIIPGEAILGIEAVAAGIAAPGRTILNVVTGPYGSLFGQWLERGGATVIEVKVSFDEVITVEEVASAVERYHPVAVSFVQAEVVTGGSNPAKEIFGLARKHNLITVTDSVSAVGGEALSVDEWSVDFAVIGAQKALAGPNGVSAVSISPRGWAFLESNEQAPRNSILSLLDLKPAPDGTPPLRVPPNIPTLEARALIAALSTIADEGLAQVIKRHERAAASAIAGITALGLEPWQKNSRQYSTLTTTVRINGEENLRIKQPIGIVAPGDGELYGQLLRINHFGANASREGVETAVRTLAGLLKQDAEQAVQEVRQVWGEAL